The following is a genomic window from Amycolatopsis australiensis.
AGGCTCGTCGTCCGGCTCAACATCGCCAAGCTCGTGGTGATCGGCCCCGAGGCGGCGGCCATGCACCAGGGGGCGTTCCAGGAGGGCTCCTGGGGCGAGGAGTCGGTTCTGGTACCCGACGTCGAGGCCGCGATCGCCCTGCTGCATGATCAGCTCCGCCCCGGGGACGTGGTGCTGGTCAAGGCCTCCAAGTCCGCCGGGCTCTGGCGGGTCGCCGAGGCGCTGCTGGAACCCCGGGACACCTCCCCGGCCAACTCCGAAGAACGCTCGAACGGTGGTGACGCGTGATCAGCATCCTGATCGCGGCCGCGGCGGGCCTGCTGATCTCCATCCTGCTCACGCCGTACCTCATCCGGGTCTTCTCCCGGCAGGGCTTCGGCCAGGAGATCCGCGAAGAAGGCCCGCAGGGACACAAGTCCAAGCGCGGTACCCCGACGATGGGCGGCGTGGCGATCATCATCGCCATGGTCGTCGGGTACTTCGCCGCGCACCTGATCAACTGGATGTTCAACTCCCGCAGCGGCGCGCCGACGGCCTCCGGGCTGCTCGTGCTGATGCTCGCGGTGGGCCTGGGGATCGTCGGGTTCCTCGACGACTTCATCAAGATCCGCAAGCAGCGCAACCTGGGGCTGAACAAGACCGCGAAGCTGGTCGGGCAGCTGGTGGTCACGGTCGCGTTCGCCGTGCTGGCGCTCAACTTCGCGGACTCCCGCGGGATCACGCCGGCGTCGGAGAGCCTCTCCTACGTCCGCGACCTCGCGCTGATCACCTTCCCCGCGGTGTTCTTCGTGATCTTCTGCTACATCGTCATCTCCGGCTGGTCGAACGCGGTGAACTTCACCGACGGCCTCGACGGCCTGGCGGGCGGCTCGGCGGCGATGGTGCTGGCGACCTACGTCGTCATCGCGTTCTGGCAGGAGCGGCTCAACTGCGCCAACGGCCCGGCACCGGCCTGCTACGACGTCCGTGACCCGCTCGACCTGGCGGTGGTCGCCGCCGCCGCGACCGGCGCCTGCGTCGGGTTCCTCTGGTGGAACGCGGCCCCGGCGAAGATCTTCATGGGCGACACCGGCTCGCTGGCCCTCGGCGGCCTGGTCGCCGGCCTGTCCATGACCACCCGCACCGAGCTGCTCGCCATCGTCATCGGCGGCCTGTTCATGGTCGAGATGATCTCGGTGGTGGCGCAGATCGCGGTGTTCCGGACGACCCGGCGCCGGCTGTTCCGGATGGCGCCCTTCCACCACCACTTCGAACTCGCCGGGTGGGCGGAAACCACGGTGATCATCCGGTTCTGGCTGCTGTCGGCGATCTGCTGCATGTTCGGTCTCGGCCTGTTCTACAGCGAGCAGCTCGGTTTCGGGGGCTGACCTTGGAGATCTCCGGTCGTCACGTTCTCGTCGCCGGGGCCGGGGTCACCGGGAAGTCGGTGGTCCCGGTGCTGGTCGAGCTGGGTGCCCGCGTCACGGTCACCGACGGCAACGCCGAGCGGCTCGCCGAGCTGGACGGCCTGGGCGCCGAGCTGGTGCCGGGCCTGACCGAGCCGCCTTCGGACGTCGTCCTGGTCGTCACCAGCCCGGGCTGGCGGCCGACGTCGCCGCTGCTGGTGGCCGCCGCCGAAGCCGGGATCGAGGTGATCGGCGACGTCGAGCTGGCCTGGCGGGTCGGGCAGCTGCGCGAGCACCCCCCGGCGTGGCTCGTGGTCACCGGCACCAACGGCAAGACGACCACCGTCGGCATGCTCGAGTCGATCCTCAAGGCGGCCGGCTCGAACGCCGTGGCCTGCGGGAACATCGGGTACGCGGCCCTCGACGCGGTCCGCGCGGGTTACGACGTGCTGGCCGTGGAGCTGTCGAGCTTCCAGCTGCACTGGTCCTCGACGCTGGCCCCGGACGCCGCCGTCGTGCTCAACCTGGCCGAAGACCACATCGACTGGCACGGCTCGATGGAGGAGTACGCGGCCGCGAAGGGCCGCGTCTACACGCGGGCCAAGGTCGCCGTGCACAACGCCGACGACGAGTGGTCCACGCGGATCGCCGAGGAGCACGCACGGCCGGACGCCCGCCGCGTCGGCTTCCAGCTCGACACCCCGCGCGCCGGCGAGCTGGGCCTGGTCGAGGACCTGCTGGTCGACCGGGCCTTCGTCGCCGAGCCGGCGACCAGCGCCGAGGAGCTGGCCACGCTGGCCGACGTCCGCCCGGCGGGCCCGCACAACGTCGCCAACGCGCTCGCCGCGGCCGCGCTGGCCCGCGCCCACGGCGTCTCGCCGGAGGCGGTGCTGAAGGGCCTGCGGGAGTACCAGCCGGCGCCGCACCGGGCGGTCGAGGTGGCCGAGATCGGCGGGATCCGCTACATCGACGACTCGAAGGCGACCAACCCGCACGCGGCCGCCGGATCGCTGCGCGCCCACGAGTCCATCGTCTGGATCGCCGGCGGCCAGCTCAAGGGCGCCTCCGTCGACGAGCTGGTGCGCAGCATCGCCGGCCGCCTGCGTGGCGTCGTCCTCCTCGGCGTCGATTCACCCGTGATCGCCGCCGCTGTTGCGCGACACGCGCCGGATGTCCCGGTGAACAGCCTCCGTCCGGGTGACGATGAACCCATGACTGCGGCGGTGAGTGCGGCCAGCGCGATGGCCCGGCCCGGTGACGTGGTGCTCCTGGCACCCGCCGCGGCGTCGTTGGACATGTTCTCGAGCTACGGCGAACGCGGCGACGCGTTCGCCCGCGCCGTGCATGTCCTCCGCGACGACGCAGCGGGGGAGCCGAGTGACGACCACAGCTGAGCCCAAGCCCGGCGTACCCCCGAAGCGGCCGCGCCGCGAGCGCAAGGAGAGCGGCTTCGTCGCCTTCCGGACCGCGCTGACCGCGTGGCTCTCGCGGCCGCTGGCGTCCTTCCACCTCGTGCTCGCCCTCACCGGCGTGCTCACCGTCATCGGCATCGTCATGGTGCTCTCGGCCTCCTCGGTGGCGTCCTACAACCCGAAGACCGGCAGCGGCGTGTACTCGCTGTTCGTCAAGCACCTGGTGTTCGTCGCCATCGGCTCGGTCGTGTTCTGGCTGGGCCTGCGGGTGAAGCTCGAACGGATCCGGCGGATGTCGGCCACGGTCACGGTGCTCTGCCTCGGCCTGCTGGTGCTGGTGCTCACCCCGCTCGGCTCGACGGTCAACGGCTCGCAGGGCTGGTTCAAGATCGGCGAGTTCACCTTCCAGCCGGTCGAGGCCGCGAAGGTCGCGCTGGCCTTCTGGGGCGCCCACATCCTGGTGATCAAGTACAACGTGATCCACCAGTGGCGGCACCTGCTGGTGCCGGTGGTGCCGATCGCGCTGCTGATGTTCGCCCTGGTCATGCTGCAGCCCGACCTCGGCGGCACGGTCACCCTCGCCGTCGTCCTGCTGGCCCTGCTGTGGTTCGCCGGGGCCCCGAAACGCCTGTTCGGCGTGATCCTGGCCGGGGGCCTGGCCGGCGTGCTCGTGCTCGCCCTGATCGCGCCCTACCGGCTGGCCCGGGTCATGTCGTTCCTGTCCCCGGACGCCGACACCAGCGCCGAAGGCTTCCAGGCCAACCAGGCGAAACTGGCGCTGGCCGACGGCGGGTTCTTCGGCAAGGGCCTCGGCCAGGGCGCCTCCAACTGGGGCTACCTGCCGAACGTGCAGAACGACTTCATCTTCGCCCTCATCGGCGAGGAGCTCGGGCTGATCGGCTGCGTCGTCGTGCTCGCGCTGTTCGCCGGGGTCGCGATCGTGGGCCTGCGGATCGCCACGCGCAACATCGACCCGTGGATCCGGATCGTCTCCGGGACGCTCACGGTGTTCCTCGTGGCGCAGGCCGGCATCAACATCGGCTACGTCGTCGGGCTGCTGCCGGTCACCGGGGTCACGCTGCCGCTGATCTCCTACGGCGGGACGTCGCTGGTGATCACGATGCTCATCATGGGCGTCCTCGCTAACGCCGCCCGGCACGAACCGGAGGCGGTGGCCGCGCTGCGCACACAGGGGCCGGGTAAATTCGGACGCCTGCTGCGGCTGCCCCCGCCCGACCCGTACCGCCCGCCCGCCACCCGCAAGGCGGCGGGGCGCAGTGGGGCGAAGGCGGCCAGGCCGGCGCCCCGTGCGGCGCGGCCCGCCCCGGCGCAGGAACGACGCAGGTCGGTCCGCGAACCGGTGCGCCGCAGCGCGGCACGGACGAGCGCGGCCACGCCTCGCGGGGCCGCGCGGACAACAGCGAGCCGTGGTACCCGGAGTACCGCGAACCGGAGAGGTCATTGGTGAGTAACCCCGTCAAGGGAGCCGAGCGAGCCGCCGCGGGCAGAGGTCCGGTGGTCGTGGTCGCCGGAGGTGGCACCGCAGGACACATCGAACCCGCCCTCGCCCTGGCCGACGCCGTCAAGCGGCTGCGCCCGGACGCGACGGTCGTGGCGCTGGGCACCGAGCGCGGCCTGGAGAACAAGCTGGTCCCGGCCCGCGGGTACGAGCTGGAGCTGATCCCGCCGGTGCCGCTGCCGCGCAAGCCGACCCCGGAGCTGCTGCGGCTGCCCCTGAAGGTCCGGGACTCGGTGCGCCGGACCCGCGAGGTGCTGGAGCGGGTCGGCGCGGACGTCGTCGTCGGCTTCGGCGGTTATGTCGCCCTCCCGGCCTACCTCGCCGCGCGCGGGCGGGTCCCGATCGTCGTGCACGAGGCCAACCAGTCGCCGGGCCTGGCGAACAAGGTCGGGGCGCGGTTCGCGCGTCGCGTCGCGGTCGCCGTCCCGGGGACGCCGCTGCCGAAGGCCGAGGTCGTCGGCATCCCGCTGCGACAGTCGATCACGTCGCTGGACCGGGCCGCGCTGCGCGCCGAGGCCCGCGAGCACTTCGGGCTGGACCCGGAGGCGCCGACGCTGCTGGTGTTCGGCGGGTCGCAGGGCGCGCAGTCGATCAACGGGGCGGTGTCCGGCGCGGCGAAGGACCTCGCCGACGCCGGGGTCGGCGTGCTGCACGCGCACGGCCCGAAGAACACGCTGGTCGTGCAGGAGTTCCCGGGCAAGCCGGCGTACGTGCCGGTGCCGTACCTGGAGCGGATGGACCTGGCCTACGCGGCCGCCGACGTCGCGGTCTGCCGCTCGGGCGCGATGACGGTCGCCGAGGTGACCGCGGTCGGGCTGCCCGCGGTGTTCGTCCCGCTGCCGCACGGCAACGGCGAGCAGGCCACCAACGCCCGCCCGGCCGTCGACGCCGGGGCGGCGCTGATGGTCGCCGACGCCGACCTCACCCCGGCCAAGGTCGCCGACCTGGTCGTCCCGCTGGTCACCGACGCCGACCGGGTCGCCAAGATGAGCGCGGCGGCGGTCGGCATGGGCCACCGCGAGGCCGACGAGACCCTCGCCCGCATCGTCCTGGAGGCAGCCCGTGGTTGAGCAGGCACAGCTTGAGTTGCCCGCAGGGCTGCGCCGGGCGCACCTGATCGGGATCGGCGGCGCCGGGATGTCCGGCGTCGCGCGGATCCTGCTGGCCCGCGGAGCCTTCGTGTCGGGCTCGGACGCGAAGGAGTCGCGCGCGCTGCTGTCGCTGCGCGCCCAGGGCGCCGAGCTGTTCGTCGGCCAGGCCGCGTCGAACATTTCGGCGCTTCCGGAGCCGCCGTCGGCCGTGGTCGTCTCGACGGCGATCAAGGAGACCAACCCGGAGCTGGCCGCCGCGCGCGCCGCCGGGATCCCGGTCCTGCACCGGGCGGAGGCGCTGGCCGGGCTGATGGCGGGCCACCGCGTCGCCTGCATCGCGGGCACGCACGGCAAGACGTCGACGACGTCCATGCTCACGGTGGCGCTGCAGCACTGCCGGCTCGACCCGTCGTTCGCCATCGGCGGCGACCTCAACGAGTCCGGGGCCAACGCCCACCACGGCGAAGGCGGCATCTTCGTCGCCGAGGCCGACGAGAGCGACGGCTCGTTCCTGACCTACTCGCCGTCGGTGGCGGTCGTGACGAACGTCGAGCCGGACCACCTGGACCACCACGGGACCGCCGAGGCCTACACCAAGGTGTTCACCGACTTCGTCGACCGGCTCGACCCGGACGGCCTGCTGATCGTCTGCGCCGACGACGAGGGGGCCGACGCGCTGGGCGACGCCGCCGCGAAGCGCGGAATCCGGGTGCAGCGGTACGGCTACCGGGTCAGCGGACCCGACGACGCCAAGATCATGTCCTACGAGCCGCGGCCGGACGGCGGGGTCGTGCGGGTCTCGCTGAAGACCAAGCTGATCGACGTCACGGTCGCGGTGCCGGGCGACCACATGGCGCTGAACGCGGTCGCGGCACTGCTGGCCGGGCTCGAGCTCGGCGCGCCGGTCGACGGGATGGTCGCGGGCCTCGCGGCGTTCGGCGGGGTGCGGCGGCGGTTCGAGTTCAAGGGCCGGGCCGGCGACGTCCGCGTCTACGACGACTACGCCCACCACCCGACCGAGGTCTCCGCGCAGCTGCGCGCGGCGCGGACGGCGGCCGGGTCCGGCCGGGTCGTCGTCGTGTTCCAGCCGCACCTGTACTCGCGGACCAAGCTGTTCGCGACGGAGTTCGCCGAGGCGCTGTCGCAGGCCGACGAGGTCGTCGTCCTGGACGTGTACGGTGCCCGCGAAGAGCCGGAGCCGGGCGTGACCGGCGCGCTCATCGCCGACCGCGTCACCGTGCCGGTGCACTACGAGCCCGCGTTCGACGTCGCTGCCGGCCTGGCCGCCGGGCTGGTCCGCGGCGGCGACCTGGTCGTCACCATGGGCGCCGGGGACGTGACGCAGCTGGGCCCGGAGATCCTCGCCGAGCTGGACAAGCGCTGAGCCCATGAGTCCGACCAGGGAACGCCGCCGTCCGTCCGAAGAGGACGAACGGGATCGTGCCGCCTTGGCGCGGGAACGGCGCGGGCGGCGCTCCGAAGAGGAGCGCCGCCGGACCCGGGCCCGCACCTCGCGGCCGAGCCCGCGCACCCGGCCCACCCGGCAGGCGGAAATCCGGCGCCGCTGGGTCGCGCTGCTGACCGTGCTGACCGTCGTCGCGGGCGTCTACCTGCTGTTCTTCAGCTCGATGCTGGGGGTGAAGGACGTCGCGGTCAGCGGGGCGCGCACGGTGCCTGCCGACCGGATCCGCGCGGTGGCGGCGGTGCCGGCGGACAAGCCGATGCTGCGGCTGAGCACCGACGAGATCCGCGACCGGGTGGCCGGGATGCCGGGCATCGCGACGGTCGAGGTGTCGCGCTCGTGGCCGAACACGGTCGAGATCCAGGTGACGGAGCGAACGGCGATAGCGTTCTTCGACAGCGGCCCGGGCGGCGACGGAGTACACCTGGTCGACGGCGGCGGAGTGGTCTTCAAGACGGTCCCGGGCCGCCCCGCGGGGTTGCCGGAACTGCGCCTGCCGAAGGTCTCGGCGGACGACCCGGTGACGCGAGCGGTGACGGCGGTGCTGGGCGTGATCCCGGAACAGCTGCTGAAGCAGGTCACGACGGCGACGGCGAAGACCCCGGCGAGCGTGGAGTTCACTCTTTCGAGCGGAAAGATCGTCCGCTGGGGCACGGCGGAGCAGACGGACCGCAAGGCGAAGGTCCTGGCGGCGCTGCTCACGCAAGAGGGCAAGGTCTACGACGTCGCGGCGCCCGAGCTGCCGACCATCACTTCCTGAAGCCGGGTAACGGCCCGCTGCCGGTTCGCGACTCCTCCCGAGCAACGCGTGGCTGTGTGTCGCCGGCCGATGGGGACCGGCCGCGAGGTGGTGACGAAGTACCCGAACTGGCTTCTGCAGACGTAAGTGAAGTACGAAGAACGAGCGCGGAGCCGAGGGCTGGCGCCGTCATTCTCGTATGTCGTACGATCTCGTACGCCATACGAGAGCAAGGGGGCATGTCATGACGATCCTGGTGACGGGCGCGACCGGCAGCGTCGGCCGGTTGGTGGTCGACGAGCTGGTCGCGGCGGGGGTGCCGGTGCGGGCGCTGACCGTCGATCCCGCACGGGCGAAGCTGCCGCCCGAGGCCGAAGTGGTCGTCGGGTCGCTGGCGCGGCCCTCGACACTGCCCCTCGCCTTGAAGGGCGTCGACGCCGTGTACCTGGCTCCGATGGCCCGGACCGTCCGGCGGTTCTGCGAGCTGGCCCGTGCCGCGGGCATCGAGCGGGTCGTCGCGCTGTCCGGCAGCAGCGTCGGTGACGGCCACGAAGGCTCCAGCGGCAACGAATACGCCGCCGTCGAAGCGGCCGTCCGGGACGCCGGCTTCGCGTGGACCTTCCTGCGGCCCGGTGCCTTCATGAACAACACGCTCGACTGGGCGGACATGGTCCGCGCGGGCGAGGTCGCCGTGGCCTGCGGCGACGCGACACAGACGCCGATCGACCTCGGCGACATCGCCGCGGTCGCCGCCCGGGTGCTCACCACCGATGGCCACATCGGAGCGACTCATGTCCTCAGCGGACCCGAGTCGATCAGCCTGCGTGGCCAAGTTGCCACACTGGAATCGGTGCTCGGCAAGGAAATCCGCTTCCGGGAGCTGACCCGGACCCAGCAGCGCGAGCAGTGGCTGGGCTTCGGCATCCCGGAAG
Proteins encoded in this region:
- the mraY gene encoding phospho-N-acetylmuramoyl-pentapeptide-transferase; protein product: MISILIAAAAGLLISILLTPYLIRVFSRQGFGQEIREEGPQGHKSKRGTPTMGGVAIIIAMVVGYFAAHLINWMFNSRSGAPTASGLLVLMLAVGLGIVGFLDDFIKIRKQRNLGLNKTAKLVGQLVVTVAFAVLALNFADSRGITPASESLSYVRDLALITFPAVFFVIFCYIVISGWSNAVNFTDGLDGLAGGSAAMVLATYVVIAFWQERLNCANGPAPACYDVRDPLDLAVVAAAATGACVGFLWWNAAPAKIFMGDTGSLALGGLVAGLSMTTRTELLAIVIGGLFMVEMISVVAQIAVFRTTRRRLFRMAPFHHHFELAGWAETTVIIRFWLLSAICCMFGLGLFYSEQLGFGG
- the murD gene encoding UDP-N-acetylmuramoyl-L-alanine--D-glutamate ligase translates to MEISGRHVLVAGAGVTGKSVVPVLVELGARVTVTDGNAERLAELDGLGAELVPGLTEPPSDVVLVVTSPGWRPTSPLLVAAAEAGIEVIGDVELAWRVGQLREHPPAWLVVTGTNGKTTTVGMLESILKAAGSNAVACGNIGYAALDAVRAGYDVLAVELSSFQLHWSSTLAPDAAVVLNLAEDHIDWHGSMEEYAAAKGRVYTRAKVAVHNADDEWSTRIAEEHARPDARRVGFQLDTPRAGELGLVEDLLVDRAFVAEPATSAEELATLADVRPAGPHNVANALAAAALARAHGVSPEAVLKGLREYQPAPHRAVEVAEIGGIRYIDDSKATNPHAAAGSLRAHESIVWIAGGQLKGASVDELVRSIAGRLRGVVLLGVDSPVIAAAVARHAPDVPVNSLRPGDDEPMTAAVSAASAMARPGDVVLLAPAAASLDMFSSYGERGDAFARAVHVLRDDAAGEPSDDHS
- the ftsW gene encoding putative lipid II flippase FtsW — encoded protein: MSSATTQRGSRVTTTAEPKPGVPPKRPRRERKESGFVAFRTALTAWLSRPLASFHLVLALTGVLTVIGIVMVLSASSVASYNPKTGSGVYSLFVKHLVFVAIGSVVFWLGLRVKLERIRRMSATVTVLCLGLLVLVLTPLGSTVNGSQGWFKIGEFTFQPVEAAKVALAFWGAHILVIKYNVIHQWRHLLVPVVPIALLMFALVMLQPDLGGTVTLAVVLLALLWFAGAPKRLFGVILAGGLAGVLVLALIAPYRLARVMSFLSPDADTSAEGFQANQAKLALADGGFFGKGLGQGASNWGYLPNVQNDFIFALIGEELGLIGCVVVLALFAGVAIVGLRIATRNIDPWIRIVSGTLTVFLVAQAGINIGYVVGLLPVTGVTLPLISYGGTSLVITMLIMGVLANAARHEPEAVAALRTQGPGKFGRLLRLPPPDPYRPPATRKAAGRSGAKAARPAPRAARPAPAQERRRSVREPVRRSAARTSAATPRGAARTTASRGTRSTANRRGHW
- the murG gene encoding undecaprenyldiphospho-muramoylpentapeptide beta-N-acetylglucosaminyltransferase, whose amino-acid sequence is MSNPVKGAERAAAGRGPVVVVAGGGTAGHIEPALALADAVKRLRPDATVVALGTERGLENKLVPARGYELELIPPVPLPRKPTPELLRLPLKVRDSVRRTREVLERVGADVVVGFGGYVALPAYLAARGRVPIVVHEANQSPGLANKVGARFARRVAVAVPGTPLPKAEVVGIPLRQSITSLDRAALRAEAREHFGLDPEAPTLLVFGGSQGAQSINGAVSGAAKDLADAGVGVLHAHGPKNTLVVQEFPGKPAYVPVPYLERMDLAYAAADVAVCRSGAMTVAEVTAVGLPAVFVPLPHGNGEQATNARPAVDAGAALMVADADLTPAKVADLVVPLVTDADRVAKMSAAAVGMGHREADETLARIVLEAARG
- the murC gene encoding UDP-N-acetylmuramate--L-alanine ligase; the protein is MVEQAQLELPAGLRRAHLIGIGGAGMSGVARILLARGAFVSGSDAKESRALLSLRAQGAELFVGQAASNISALPEPPSAVVVSTAIKETNPELAAARAAGIPVLHRAEALAGLMAGHRVACIAGTHGKTSTTSMLTVALQHCRLDPSFAIGGDLNESGANAHHGEGGIFVAEADESDGSFLTYSPSVAVVTNVEPDHLDHHGTAEAYTKVFTDFVDRLDPDGLLIVCADDEGADALGDAAAKRGIRVQRYGYRVSGPDDAKIMSYEPRPDGGVVRVSLKTKLIDVTVAVPGDHMALNAVAALLAGLELGAPVDGMVAGLAAFGGVRRRFEFKGRAGDVRVYDDYAHHPTEVSAQLRAARTAAGSGRVVVVFQPHLYSRTKLFATEFAEALSQADEVVVLDVYGAREEPEPGVTGALIADRVTVPVHYEPAFDVAAGLAAGLVRGGDLVVTMGAGDVTQLGPEILAELDKR
- a CDS encoding cell division protein FtsQ/DivIB, with translation MSPTRERRRPSEEDERDRAALARERRGRRSEEERRRTRARTSRPSPRTRPTRQAEIRRRWVALLTVLTVVAGVYLLFFSSMLGVKDVAVSGARTVPADRIRAVAAVPADKPMLRLSTDEIRDRVAGMPGIATVEVSRSWPNTVEIQVTERTAIAFFDSGPGGDGVHLVDGGGVVFKTVPGRPAGLPELRLPKVSADDPVTRAVTAVLGVIPEQLLKQVTTATAKTPASVEFTLSSGKIVRWGTAEQTDRKAKVLAALLTQEGKVYDVAAPELPTITS
- a CDS encoding NAD(P)H-binding protein, producing MTILVTGATGSVGRLVVDELVAAGVPVRALTVDPARAKLPPEAEVVVGSLARPSTLPLALKGVDAVYLAPMARTVRRFCELARAAGIERVVALSGSSVGDGHEGSSGNEYAAVEAAVRDAGFAWTFLRPGAFMNNTLDWADMVRAGEVAVACGDATQTPIDLGDIAAVAARVLTTDGHIGATHVLSGPESISLRGQVATLESVLGKEIRFRELTRTQQREQWLGFGIPEAAVDWLLDGFEETLRHPQVPTGVVEELLGRPGTTYADWAGANRAVFA